One Brevinematia bacterium DNA window includes the following coding sequences:
- a CDS encoding bifunctional nuclease family protein, whose protein sequence is MEDRIIEVEIEDIVMTNTGFAMIFYDKESNRVLPIFIGPFEANGILMKLQDIKFPRPLTYDLIRNILDSMGVSVEKVVINDLRDNTFYATLYINFQGNVLEIDSRPSDAVAIAVRFNAPIYVAQHVMDQSSIHKSEYLSQTQSSKIPQEKTSPEEEQVRFPSKSQKTSQQQKKSRKEVLLEELQKELEKAVAEERYEDAARIRDEINKLTQEKEDG, encoded by the coding sequence ATGGAAGATAGGATAATAGAAGTGGAAATAGAAGATATAGTTATGACAAACACAGGCTTTGCAATGATCTTCTACGACAAGGAAAGTAATAGGGTTCTACCTATATTCATAGGACCATTTGAAGCAAACGGCATACTTATGAAGCTTCAAGATATAAAATTTCCCAGGCCTTTAACCTATGACTTAATAAGAAATATTCTTGACAGCATGGGAGTCAGTGTTGAGAAAGTTGTCATAAACGACCTGAGAGATAACACTTTCTACGCAACACTGTATATAAACTTTCAAGGGAATGTTCTAGAGATTGATTCTAGGCCTAGTGACGCTGTAGCTATTGCTGTAAGGTTCAATGCTCCTATCTATGTTGCTCAACATGTTATGGATCAATCATCCATTCATAAGTCAGAGTATCTAAGCCAAACTCAAAGCAGTAAGATACCCCAAGAAAAAACATCCCCTGAGGAAGAACAAGTTCGTTTTCCCAGTAAATCCCAAAAAACTAGTCAACAACAGAAAAAAAGTAGAAAAGAAGTTCTGTTAGAAGAGCTTCAGAAAGAACTTGAAAAGGCTGTTGCTGAAGAAAGATATGAAGATGCAGCAAGAATCAGAGATGAGATAAATAAATTAACACAAGAAAAAGAAGATGGCTAA
- the ilvC gene encoding ketol-acid reductoisomerase: protein MKVYYDSEIDVGVIRSKKVDVIVYGSQGSAHSQNLKDSGVEVVVGLRKGSKTEEEVRSAGLKVMEIEGAVKWADVIMILTPDETQPEIYENYIKNNLSEGKMLMFAHGFNIHYNQIVPPGNVDVTMVAPKGPGILVRQQYLEGKGVPCLVAVHQDYTGKAKEIALSYAKAIGGSRAGVIETTFKDETETDLFGEQAVLCGGVVHLMVAGFETLVEAGYPPEMAYFECIHEMKLIVDLIYQGGISTMNSFVSNTAEYGEYVSGPKVITEETKKNMRRILEDIQTGKFAKDWILENKAGRPHFTKMREIWSKHQVEEVGKKLRAMMPWITPPSRKPKN, encoded by the coding sequence ATGAAAGTTTACTATGATAGTGAGATTGATGTAGGGGTGATAAGGAGTAAAAAAGTTGATGTAATTGTTTATGGTAGTCAGGGCTCTGCACATTCTCAGAATCTGAAGGATAGTGGTGTAGAGGTTGTTGTAGGGCTTAGGAAGGGTTCGAAGACGGAAGAAGAGGTAAGATCTGCTGGACTTAAGGTTATGGAGATAGAGGGTGCTGTTAAGTGGGCTGACGTTATAATGATTCTTACTCCTGATGAGACTCAGCCTGAGATTTATGAGAACTACATTAAGAATAACTTATCTGAGGGGAAGATGCTAATGTTTGCTCATGGCTTTAATATTCACTATAACCAGATTGTTCCGCCAGGTAATGTTGATGTCACTATGGTTGCTCCGAAAGGACCGGGTATTCTTGTAAGACAGCAGTATCTTGAGGGTAAGGGAGTTCCCTGTTTGGTAGCAGTTCATCAGGATTACACAGGTAAGGCTAAGGAGATTGCTCTTTCCTATGCTAAGGCTATTGGGGGATCAAGAGCCGGGGTTATTGAAACAACGTTTAAGGATGAGACCGAGACTGATCTGTTTGGGGAGCAAGCGGTTTTGTGTGGTGGTGTTGTGCACCTGATGGTTGCAGGATTTGAAACTTTGGTTGAAGCAGGATATCCTCCCGAGATGGCATACTTTGAATGCATTCACGAGATGAAACTCATAGTTGATCTGATATATCAGGGGGGAATTTCCACGATGAACAGCTTTGTTAGTAATACTGCCGAATATGGTGAGTATGTTTCAGGCCCTAAGGTTATAACTGAGGAAACCAAGAAAAACATGAGAAGGATACTTGAGGACATCCAAACTGGGAAGTTTGCCAAGGATTGGATACTTGAGAATAAGGCTGGTAGACCCCACTTTACAAAGATGAGAGAGATATGGTCGAAACACCAAGTTGAGGAGGTAGGTAAGAAGCTTAGAGCAATGATGCCATGGATTACTCCACCTTCAAGAAAGCCCAAAAACTAG
- a CDS encoding YfcE family phosphodiesterase yields the protein MAKKILVLSDSHGHLGLISDVLRIELKNVDIIVHLGDAWFDMKPFIKNIKDNGKEVVIVRGNIDLMRKDNTTPFIPEIEFLEIEGKKIMLTHGHIFSVHDNLEKLKFASASNSSKIVMFGHTHQPLAKKIDGIFFFNPGALKEGIYGIVSVGSSISYKHYKLKNLP from the coding sequence ATGGCTAAGAAAATTCTGGTTCTAAGCGATTCTCATGGACACCTTGGATTGATATCCGATGTTCTTAGAATTGAACTTAAGAATGTAGACATAATAGTGCATTTAGGTGATGCATGGTTTGATATGAAGCCTTTTATAAAAAACATCAAAGACAATGGAAAAGAAGTAGTCATAGTCAGAGGTAACATTGACCTTATGAGAAAAGATAACACTACACCCTTTATACCAGAAATAGAATTCCTTGAGATTGAAGGTAAGAAGATAATGCTAACTCATGGACATATATTCAGTGTCCACGATAACTTAGAAAAACTAAAGTTTGCTTCAGCTTCAAACAGCTCTAAAATAGTCATGTTCGGACACACCCACCAACCCTTAGCTAAAAAAATTGATGGCATTTTCTTCTTTAACCCAGGAGCGCTAAAAGAAGGAATCTACGGAATAGTATCA